A section of the Malus sylvestris chromosome 17, drMalSylv7.2, whole genome shotgun sequence genome encodes:
- the LOC126610587 gene encoding methyl-CpG-binding domain-containing protein 9-like, giving the protein MELTDSAADELRAAAAAAANAEPTRSVLGIDLNEIPSPSETLPDSFDVVRSYHDHPSPPPGGLAGVPGSAQGSACAACGKPEVRGNVVVCDGCERGFHLTCAGMRGRQAVNLVEWVCGDCLSGGVRSKRWPLGVKAKHILDINASPPSDVDEFPEMRELRKHTPGGNSFGGNPFGAPVTYSNFSYSGNGYGLEKAAGIMPHTAKVGLEDILHHTQTMGGSFEELISRFSLGKHSNNNNTAIRMPSRSPDEIVLQALRDYVSERHGVLEDGWRVEFRQSTASGEPYLVYCAPNGKTFGSVSEVAYFLGLMPNYNSMGSEIKREGSLSNTEKTYVSRKRKSRLLHANGLAENKESLLRGYCKELPSNGLSMEVSARCFGNNVKLTEAGTEEHGCIGSRQSDGGFPVQFEDFFVLSLGEVDTRPSYHDSNQIYPVGYKSCWHDKVTGSLFVCEVLNGGDSGPVFKVRRCSCSALPPKGSTILCRPQLGNFYSQINQESHDLTFDNDGSIQMILSDPSPKENDILSCLRSCSVEASDVQTSAEPQLEDNSVYEKSGTLSSADLGMMDDIGEISVEDHSSSAAWEMISKKVVNACSEIFKQKGILKFFCKHVENAQRFTNEVIKNDSCKVNQSPLDKFCSSPGSVSISSEFRADDDPGSFYDVLANWLDQDRFGLDVDFVQELLEQLPGAQSCSQYQFLNNRSSNSTQLTVGNGLLVVKMGAGLHGKEEVLDGLFRRSKKVKLAQDHLKSGHPPPLGKPLCFRIPLALFGDVYQVWELLSRFDEILGLKEAFSLEELEEELINPWFGRSDFSEKFDREIQGTQALNANGIDYSSTQLSSTMDSGSTISRNNPHAFIHMETGAMKEAAQDKVASVTYSRCSGIALTKAHRSLLRVLIGELQSKVAALVDPNFDSGDLKSKRGRKKDVDISIPVKRAKLNILPINELTWPELARRYILAVLAMDGNLDSPEITARESSKVFRCLQGDGGVLCGSLTGVAGMEADALLLAEATKQIFASLNRGNDVLTIEEEVSDGPGAVEKNLGDDGNNPLWAQVLEPVRKLPTNVGTRIRKCVYEALEKDPPEWARKILEHSISKEVYKGNASGPTKKAVLSLLADVSGKALPQKAEKGRKRKINVSICDVIMKQCRIVFRRAAAADDTKVFCNLLGRKLMNSSDNDDEGLLGSPAMVSRPLDFRTIDLRLAAGSYGGSHEAFLEDVRELWSNLRIAYGDQPDLVELTEKLAQNFETLYEEEVVPLVHKLAEYSKLEGLSSERRKEIDDLLAFTNGIPKAPWDEGVCKVCGIDKDDDSVLLCDTCDAEYHTYCLNPPLARIPEGNWYCPSCVVSKQIVQDALQHRHVIRRRRKNYQGEAIRVFLETLAHLAAKMEESEYWDINVDERTFLLKFLCDELLNSAVIRQHLEYCSETSTELQQKLRSLSVEWKVLRSRQEILVSRAARVDASANIREGLSASVETNERCLRQSQALSGRSNSLNAVSDDSALEGAQGIDKYPSVSNAEYNSQHIVDTEVREKDVHAASDDISAPGKYSSNMASDKSEISSRQIELPSSNCLPHEINGPSKEVGCVGHPQDDVEMDVSLPLDQKGLSIPSDVRSNHVGEQMSPASVNESQSYHLELNSVKTDLSLLEDSIASTEFELLKVSVRREFLGIDSLGGLYWASALPGGHGRIIVDRSVSLKHGINVKDCRDSVWSSVAQSCGPSGMGSLPLEGSKVGCPYLFEPNNSISFSAPWVSYQTDAEIEELIGWLKNKHPKERELRDSILHWKRSRIRKFQKIRSQGQDELLTTISVTRNADKTEISDCLGTRAATLLEELYGPCSEMETADISKKWGKRARVTNDEKGYRCECLEPIWPSRHHCLSCHRTFFTDAELEGHDDGRCIPASAACEKGKEISDSKCEMNQEERRGELNCVETSKSACPELSAKLIKFQNGMLGCPYDFEEICSKFVTNDSNKDLIQEIGLIGSQGVPLFAPPSPYLSDSTLAILSQKDVSAPGHGLEAAEQLVSQGKTNVDIACSSNLSRTGDGMMLLNANKLALGFLERGKKRHSNSHSSVMGAGRFCVVPQSSLRPLVGKVCQIYRRLKINLLDIDASLAEEALRPSKAQLERRWAWRVFVKSAVTIYEMVQAMIVLEDMIKTEYLRNEWWYWSSFSAAAKISTMSALALRIYSLDAAILYEKMYPSSDLTDKLEPSSALDLKLLPVLDSAEKTRLTRKSNKKRKDTEG; this is encoded by the exons ATGGAACTCACCGATTCAGCTGCCGACGAACTCAGAGCAGCGGCAGCCGCCGCCGCCAACGCCGAGCCAACTCGCTCCGTACTCGGCATCGATCTCAATGAGATCCCTTCCCCTTCCGAAACCCTACCCGATTCCTTCGACGTCGTGAGGTCTTACCACGACCACCCCTCGCCGCCGCCCGGGGGCCTGGCCGGAGTTCCCGGCTCAGCTCAAGGATCCGCATGCGCCGCCTGCGGCAAGCCCGAGGTTCGCGGGAACGTGGTGGTCTGCGACGGCTGCGAGCGCGGGTTTCACCTCACATGCGCGGGAATGCGCGGCCGCCAGGCGGTGAATCTGGTGGAGTGGGTCTGTGGGGACTGTTTGAGCGGTGGGGTTAGGAGCAAGCGGTGGCCGCTTGGGGTTAAGGCCAAGCACATTCTCGATATCAACGCCTCGCCGCCGAGCGACGTCGACGAATTCCCGGAAATGCGCGAATTGAG AAAGCACACTCCCGGTGGTAATTCTTTTGGTGGCAATCCATTTGGTGCCCCAGTGACATATTCAAACTTCTCGTACTCTGGAAACGGATATGGGTTGGAAAAAGCTGCTGGGATAATGCCACACACAGCTAAAGTGGGCTTGGAAGATATATTGCACCATACACAGACTATGGGTGGAAGCTTTGAGGAATTAATTTCGAGGTTTTCGCTTGGAAAGCATAGTAATAACAATAATACAGCTATTAGAATGCCATCCCGGAGTCCAGATGAGATAGTTTTACAGGCTCTTAGAGATTATGTTTCTGAAAGGCATGGCGTACTGGAGGATGGTTGGCGTGTAGAATTTAGACAGTCAACAGCCAGTGGTGAACCGTATTTAGTATACTGTGCACCAAATGGGAAGACATTTGGTTCAGTATCTGAAGTTGCATATTTTCTTGGCTTGATGCCTAACTACAATTCCATGGGATCTGAAATAAAGAGGGAGGGGTCTCTTTCTAATACTGAGAAGACTTACGTATCTAGAAAAAGAAAGTCAAGACTCTTACATGCCAATGGATTAGCTGAAAATAAGGAAAGTTTGCTCAGAGGCTATTGCAAGGAGCTCCCTTCCAATGGTCTAAGTATGGAAGTTTCTGCCCGTTGTTTTGGAAATAATGTAAAACTTACAGAAGCTGGGACAGAAGAACATGGTTGCATTGGTTCTCGGCAAAGTGAT GGGGGATTTCCGGTGCAGTTTGAAGAtttctttgttctttctttGGGAGAAGTTGATACAAGGCCCTCTTATCATGATTCTAATCAGATCTATCCTGTAGGTTATAAGTCATGTTGGCATGATAAGGTTACTGGTTCTTTATTtgtgtgtgaagttttgaatGGCGGTGATTCTGGACCTGTTTTTAAGGTCAGAAGATGTTCTTGTTCTGCCTTGCCACCCAAGGGTTCAACTATCCTCTGTAGGCCACAACTTGGCAACTTTTACAGTCAAATTAATCAAGAAAGTCATGACTTGACTTTTGATAATGATGGAAGTATCCAGATGATTCTGTCAGATCCTTCGCCTAAGGAAAATGATATTTTGTCTTGCCTGAGGAGTTGTTCAGTTGAAGCCAGTGATGTCCAGACATCAGCTGAACCGCAACTTGAAGATAATTCCGTTTATGAAAAATCTGGAACTCTTTCATCTGCTGATTTAGGTATGATGGATGACATTGGTGAGATATCAGTAGAAGACCATTCTTCATCTGCAGCTTGGGAAATGATTTCAAAAAAAGTTGTTAATGCTTGTTCTGAAATATTTAAACAGAAGGGCATTCTTAAATTTTTCTGTAAGCATGTTGAAAATGCTCAGCGCTTCACAAATGAGGTTATAAAAAATGACAGTTGCAAAGTGAACCAATCTCCATTGGACAAGTTTTGTAGTTCACCAGGTTCTGTCAGCATCTCTTCTGAATTTCGAGCCGATGATGACCCTGGCTCTTTTTATGACGTACTAGCAAATTGGCTAGACCAGGATAGATTTGGTTTAGATGTGGACTTTGTGCAAGAACTTTTGGAGCAGCTTCCTGGTGCCCAATCCTGTTCTCAATATCAATTTCTTAACAATAGAAGTTCTAATTCTACGCAGCTAACTGTTGGAAATGGGCTTCTAGTGGTTAAAATGGGAGCTGGATTACATGGTAAAGAAGAAGTGTTAGATGGTTTGTTTAGGAGGTCCAAAAAAGTGAAGTTGGCCCAGGATCACCTCAAGAGTGGTCATCCACCTCCTCTTGGGAAGCCATTGTGCTTCAGGATTCCTCTTGCCCTTTTTGGCGATGTTTATCAG GTTTGGGAATTATTATCGCGCTTTGATGAAATTTTGGGTCTAAAGGAGGCTTTTTCGTTGGAAGAACTTGAGGAGGAACTTATTAACCCTTGGTTCGGCAGGTCAGATTTTTCAGAGAAGTTCGATAGGGAAATCCAAGGCACTCAAGCGTTAAATGCAAATGGAATTGATTATTCAAGTACTCAATTATCTTCTACCATGGACTCTGGCTCGACAATTTCTAGGAATAATCCACATGCATTCATACATATGGAAACTGGAGCAATGAAGGAGGCAGCTCAAGACAAAGTTGCATCTGTTACTTATAGCAGATGTTCTGGCATAGCGTTGACAAAGGCTCACAGATCACTGCTAAGAGTGCTCATAGGTGAGTTGCAGTCTAAGGTTGCTGCCCTGGTAGATCCGAATTTTGATTCTGGAGATCTGAAGTCAAAACGGGGAAGGAAGAAAGATGTTGATATTTCAATTCCTGTGAAAAGAGCAAAGCTTAATATACTCCCAATTAATGAACTGACTTGGCCAGAGTTAGCACGGAGATACATCCTGGCTGTATTAGCCATGGATGGTAACCTTGACTCGCCTGAGATTACTGCTCGTGAAAGCAGTAAAGTGTTTCGCTGCTTACAAGGTGATGGTGGAGTGCTCTGTGGGTCTTTAACTGGAGTAGCTGGGATGGAAGCAGATGCACTT TTGCTTGCAGAGGCTACGAAGCAAATTTTTGCTTCACTTAACAGAGGGAATGATGTACTTACCATAGAAGAGGAGGTGTCTGATGGACCAGGGGCTGTCGAGAAGAATTTGGGGGATGATGGTAACAATCCGCTATGGGCGCAGGTGCTGGAACCTGTTAGAAAGCTACCGACAAATGTCGGAACAAGAatcagaaaatgtgtttatgaGGCTTTGGAAAAGGATCCACCTGAATGGGCGAGGAAAATACTGGAACATTCAATCAGTAAAGAAGTTTACAAAGGCAATGCATCAGGACCTACGAAG AAAGCGGTTCTGTCACTGCTAGCAGATGTATCGGGTAAAGCATTGCCACAAAAGGCTGAGAAGGGAAGAAAACGGAAGATTAATGTCTCTATTTGTGATGTTATCATGAAACAATGCCGCATTGTATTTCGTCGTGCTGCTGCTGCAGATGACACAAAGGTTTTCTGCAATTTGCTCGGAAGAAAGCTAATGAATTCAAGTGATAACGATGATGAGGGTCTTCTAGGATCCCCGGCCATGGTGTCTCGGCCTTTGGACTTCAGGACTATTGATTTGAGATTGGCAGCTGGATCCTATGGGGGATCACATGAAGCCTTTCTTGAGGATGTCAGGGAG TTATGGAGTAATCTACGTATTGCGTATGGGGATCAGCCTGATTTGGTTGAGTTGACTGAGAAGTTAGCCCAAAATTTTGAAACATTGTACGAGGAGGAG GTTGTCCCTCTTGTTCATAAGCTTGCGGAGTATTCAAAGTTGGAAGGCCTAAGTTCTGAAAGGAGAAAGGAAATTGATGATTTACTTGCTTTCACAAATGGGATTCCCAAAGCCCCTTGGGATGAGGGAGTATGCAAAGTATGTGGCATTGATAAAGATGACGACAGCGTACTGTTGTGTGATACTTGTGATGCTGAGTATCATACTTACTGTTTGAATCCTCCTCTTGCAAGGATCCCGGAGGGAAACTGGTATTGCCCCTCTTGTGTTGTTTCTAAACAAATTGTTCAAGATGCATTGCAACATCGTCATGTCATTAGAAGACGACGTAAAAATTACCAGGGAGAAGCTATCCGAGTTTTCTTGGAGACACTTGCACATTTAGCAGCGAAAATGGAAGAGAGCGAGTATTGGGATATCAACGTGGACGAG AGAACATTCCTGCTGAAGTTCTTATGTGATGAGTTGCTTAATTCAGCAGTTATCCGTCAGCACCTTGAGTATTGTTCTGAGACATCGACTGAATTGCAgcagaaattgcgttctttatCTGTAGAATGGAAGGTCCTCAGGTCCAGACAAGAAATTTTGGTTTCAAGAGCTGCAAGGGTCGATGCTAGTGCCAATATAAGGGAAGGGCTTTCGGCTTCAGTTGAAACCAATGAAAGATGTCTTCGTCAATCACAGGCTTTGAGTGGCAGGTCTAACTCCTTAAATGCAGTCTCTGATGATTCGGCACTAGAGGGTGCTCAAGGGATTGATAAATACCCATCTGTCAGTAATGCAGAATATAATAGCCAACATATTGTAGACACTGAAGTTAGGGAAAAAGATGTCCATGCTGCTTCAGATGACATCTCTGCACCTGGGAAGTATTCTTCAAATATGGCTTCTGATAAAAGCGAAATATCCTCTAGACAAATCGAGTTACCTTCATCAAATTGTTTGCCACATGAAATCAATGGGCCTAGTAAAGAAGTAGGTTGTGTTGGTCATCCACAAGACGATGTTGAAATGGATGTTTCTCTGCCTTTAGATCAGAAAGGACTTAGTATCCCGTCAGATGTGAGGAGTAATCATGTGGGAGAGCAGATGTCACCTGCTTCTGTGAATGAATCACAATCCTACCACCTTGAGTTGAACTCTGTCAAAACTGATTTATCCCTTTTGGAGGATTCGATTGCCAGTACAGAATTCGAGCTTCTAAAGGTGTCAGTTCGGAGGGAGTTCCTAGGAATTGATTCCCTTGGTGGTTTATACTGGGCTTCAGCTCTTCCGGGCGGACATGGTCGGATTATTGTAGATCGAAGTGTGTCATTGAAGCATGGTATAAATGTGAAAGATTGCAGAGACTCTGTGTGGAGTTCTGTTGCACAGAGTTGTGGGCCATCTGGTATGGGTAGCTTGCCGTTAGAGGGGTCCAAAGTTGGCTGTCCGTATTTATTTGAACCGAACAACAGCATTTCGTTTAGTGCCCCTTGGGTTTCTTATCAAACTGATGCAGAAATTGAAGAACTTATAGGTTGGTTAAAGAACAAGCACCCTAAGGAAAGAGAGCTGAGGGACTCGATTCTGCACTGGAAAAGGTCAAGAATCCGAAAGTTTCAGAAAATTAGAAGCCAAGGACAGGATGAGCTCCTAACTACTATTTCAGTGACTAGAAATGCTGATAAAACTGAAATTTCTGATTGTCTTGGTACTAGGGCAGCCACTTTGCTGGAGGAGCTGTATGGTCCATGCTCCGAGATGGAAACCGCCGACATCTCCAAAAAGTGGGGAAAGAGAGCTAGAGTAACCAATGATGAGAAAGGGTACCGGTGTGAATGTTTGGAACCCATTTGGCCCAGTAGACACCATTGCCTATCTTGCCACAGAACCTTCTTCACGGATGCTGAACTTGAAGGGCACGATGATGGTAGGTGCATTCCAGCTTCAGCAGCCTGTGAGAAGGGAAAGGAAATAAGTGATTCTAAGTGTGAGATGAATCAGGAAGAGCGCAGAGGTGAACTGAACTGTGTTGAAACTTCCAAAAGTGCATGTCCTGAGCTTAGTGCGAAGTTGATTAAGTTTCAAAACGGAATGTTAGGTTGCCCATATGACTTTGAAGAGATCTGTTCCAAGTTTGTGACCAATGATTCAAACAAGGATTTGATACAGGAAATAGGTCTTATAGGTTCACAAGGAGTTCCATTGTTTGCCCCACCTTCTCCTTATCTGAGTGATTCTACGCTAGCGATACTATCTCAGAAAGATGTCAGTGCACCTGGTCATGGACTGGAGGCGGCTGAACAGCTAGTTTCACAAGGAAAGACTAATGTTGATATTGCATGCAGTAGCAATCTATCCAGGACAGGTGATGGAATGATGTTGCTAAATGCTAACAAACTAGCTTTGGGATTTCTGGAACGAGGGAAGAAAAGACATTCAAATAGCCATTCTTCTGTTATGGGGGCTGGTCGTTTCTGTGTGGTCCCCCAATCTTCTTTGAGGCCCTTGGTTGGCAAAGTTTGTCAAATTTATAGGAGACTCAAGATCAATCTGCTTGATATTGATGCCTCACTCGCTGAAGAAGCTCTAAGACCATCAAAGGCACAATTGGAAAGGAGATGGGCCTGGCGTGTGTTTGTTAAATCAGCTGTGACAATATATGAA ATGGTCCAGGCGATGATTGTGCTGGAGGACATGATAAAGACCGAGTATCTAAGGAATGAGTGGTGGTATTGGTCATCATTTTCAGCTGCTGCCAAAATTTCTACTATGTCTGCACTTGCCCTGCGTATATACTCCCTTGATGCTGCTATCCTGTATGAGAAGATGTATCCAAGTTCAGATCTCACCGACAAGTTGGAGCCCAGCAGCGCACTGGACCTGAAGCTGCTTCCAGTTTTGGATTCAGCAGAAAAAACAAGGTTAACTAGGAAATCtaacaagaaaagaaaggatACAGAGGGTTGA